The Wansuia hejianensis genomic interval GAAATGCGTCGAATTTACTCGAAATAGATAAAATAAAGCAAAATTTTTGAATGTCAGAATTTGAAAAAGAATTAGAAAACTTGTCGAACGAAAATGAAGATTGTGCTATGATATCTATTGAATTGCGATGCCATAATTCATATAATACAGTTAGTGTTTGAAAGGAATATAAAAAGCTACAAAGGGTGCCCGCCTTTTACAAACATAATAGAAAAGCTGAATGAATTATGGAGGAGATAGTATGGACAAGTTGAATGTTGCAGTTGCCGACGATAATGAACGGATACTGGACCTTTTTGGTACTCTGATCAACAGCGACCGTGAACTGGAGCTGGTGGGAAGCGCTGATAACGGGAAAGATCTGTATGATATTATCCGGCAGAAACAACCGGATGTTGTTCTACTTGATATTATTATGCCGAAAATGGACGGCCTGACGATGATGGAGAAAGTCAATCAAGATACGACCTTGAAAAAGCACCCTGCGTTTATAGTAGTGTCTGCTGTGGGGCAGGACAGGATCACCGAGGATGCGTTTAACCTGGGAGCATTTTATTACATCTTGAAACCATTTGACAACGACATGCTGTTAAACCGCATTAAAAATGTCAGGGGAATATCCACAAGGCGGAGAGAGGGAAAAGGTGTCGGCTGCGATGGACGCAGCAGCCAGCAGGAACGGAATCTGGAACTGGATGTAACGAACATCATACATGAAATTGGCGTACCTGCACATATTAAAGGATACCAGTACCTGAGAGATGCGATCATCCTCTCGGTGGACGACATGGAAATGCTCAATTCCATTACGAAGATTCTGTATCCGACGATCGCTAAAAAATATCAGACGACGCCAAGCCGTGTGGAGCGGGCGATCCGCCATGCGATTGAAGTGGCCTGGAGCCGTGGAAAGATGGATACCATAGATGAGTTATTCGGATATACGGTCAGCACCGGCAAGGGAAAACCGACAAATTCAGAATTTATTGCGCTGATCGCTGATAAAATCAGGCTGGAATATAAGAACTAAGCGAGAAAGAAGGGCTTTTCATTCGATGGAAAATGGGTTATACTTTAACCAGAACCATTTCGCTGAACCGACAGCTGTGGTGAATACCGGAAAAGGGGGATTTTCCATACATGAAAAAGATATTATTTGTTTCTTCGGAAAGTGTGCCGTTTATTAAAACCGGGGGACTGGCCGATGTGGTCGGGTCACTTCCGAAGTGTTTTCCCAAAGAATATTTTGATGTCAGAGTCGTGATTCCCAAGTATGCCTGCATGAAAGAACAGTTCAAGGATCAGCTTAGATTTATTACCAGCTTTTATATGGATTTGAACTGGAGACAGCAGTATGTTGGTATATTCTCTACAGAATATGAGGGGATTACTTTTTATTTCATCGATAATGAAGAACATTTTTCCGGAAGCGCGCCGTATTTCGGAATGCCGTGGGACCTGGAGAAGTACGCTTTCTTTTCTAAAGCAGCGCTTTCCATACTTCCGGTCATTGATTTCCGGCCGGATATCATACACTGCCATGACTGGCAGACAGGGCTGGTTCCTGTTTATCTCCATGAACGGTTCCAGGGAAGTGAATTTTACCGGGGAATTAAATCAATCATGACCATACATAACCTGAAGTTCCAGGGGGTATGGGATATGAAGACTGTCAAAAGCATTACCGGGCTTCCGGACTACTATTTTACGCCGGACAAGCTGGAGTTTAACAAAGACGCCAGTTATCTGAAGGGCGGGCTGGTGTACGCGGACGCCATCACGACCGTCAGCAGGACATATGCGGAAGAGATTAAGACGCCGTTTTACGGAGAAGGCCTGGACGGGCTCATGAGAGCCAGATCAGGTGATCTGAGGGGAATTGTCAACGGGATTGACTATGAGGATTATAATCCGGAGACAGACTCCCATATTTATAAAAACTTCAGCCTCAGGACCTTCAGGAAGGAAAAGAGCAAGAACAAAACCGGCCTGCAGCAAGAGCTGGGGCTGGATGTGGATGCAAAGACCATGATGATCGGTATTGTATCACGGCTGACAGACCAGAAGGGCTTTGATTTAATAGCCTATATGATGGATGAGATATGTCAGGATGGCATACAGCTTGTGATTTTGGGAACCGGTGATCCAAAATACGAGAATATGTTCCGGCACTATGCCTGGAAATATGATAAAAAAGTATCAGCCAATATATTTTACTCAGAGGAAATGTCACACAAGATTTATGCTGCCTGTGATGCTTTTCTGATGCCGTCTCTCTTCGAGCCATGCGGGCTGAGTCAGCTGATGAGCCTGAGATACGGAACGGTTCCCATTGTTCGTGAGACGGGCGGGCTGAAAGATACTGTACAGCCCTACAACGAATACGAAGGAACAGGGACGGGATTTTCCTTTGCCAATTATAATGCCCACGAGATGCTGGGAACCATCCGGTATGCGGAGAGGATTTTCTATGATCGGAAACGGGAGTGGAATAAGATTGTGGACCGGGCTATGGCTGAAGACTATTCCTGGAACAGCTCGGCGAGGCAGTATCAGGAGCTGTATGACTGGCTGGCCTGACCGGGTATTGTTAGATGCTTTATCTGAAGCGAAGGTGCCGCTGAATGATCTGACTGGATGGTTCTGCGGCACCTTCTGTTTCTATAATAAAATTTTTAGAATTGGAAGATTGCTTTTTAAAGGGAAATTTGCTATACTTTTTTTATTCAGAGACGGATTCTCCGTTTCTCATCTGATTCTATCCGATGAATCTGTCGGGTTGCCCACCAGTAATAATTACAGAGAAGGAGCCGGAAGAGGCCAGGAGGCGAAAGAGAGCCTTTTCGGGCGCATTTGCGAAGAAATGCCGGCAGGAGAAAGCACGTACAGGTACTGGCGGGGAGGGGCCGGCAGCAGAAAAAGCGGCCGGGGAAAATAAGGT includes:
- the glgA gene encoding glycogen synthase GlgA, with the translated sequence MKKILFVSSESVPFIKTGGLADVVGSLPKCFPKEYFDVRVVIPKYACMKEQFKDQLRFITSFYMDLNWRQQYVGIFSTEYEGITFYFIDNEEHFSGSAPYFGMPWDLEKYAFFSKAALSILPVIDFRPDIIHCHDWQTGLVPVYLHERFQGSEFYRGIKSIMTIHNLKFQGVWDMKTVKSITGLPDYYFTPDKLEFNKDASYLKGGLVYADAITTVSRTYAEEIKTPFYGEGLDGLMRARSGDLRGIVNGIDYEDYNPETDSHIYKNFSLRTFRKEKSKNKTGLQQELGLDVDAKTMMIGIVSRLTDQKGFDLIAYMMDEICQDGIQLVILGTGDPKYENMFRHYAWKYDKKVSANIFYSEEMSHKIYAACDAFLMPSLFEPCGLSQLMSLRYGTVPIVRETGGLKDTVQPYNEYEGTGTGFSFANYNAHEMLGTIRYAERIFYDRKREWNKIVDRAMAEDYSWNSSARQYQELYDWLA
- the spo0A gene encoding sporulation transcription factor Spo0A, with translation MDKLNVAVADDNERILDLFGTLINSDRELELVGSADNGKDLYDIIRQKQPDVVLLDIIMPKMDGLTMMEKVNQDTTLKKHPAFIVVSAVGQDRITEDAFNLGAFYYILKPFDNDMLLNRIKNVRGISTRRREGKGVGCDGRSSQQERNLELDVTNIIHEIGVPAHIKGYQYLRDAIILSVDDMEMLNSITKILYPTIAKKYQTTPSRVERAIRHAIEVAWSRGKMDTIDELFGYTVSTGKGKPTNSEFIALIADKIRLEYKN